A region of Nakaseomyces glabratus chromosome M, complete sequence DNA encodes the following proteins:
- the MBA1 gene encoding Mba1p (CAGL0M06391g~Ortholog(s) have ribosome binding activity) produces the protein MIVGYRGVVVRRVGVSRLANVYNTRLFSSGVKLLDEAEQKQDTKKIQDFNPRHLGVASELYVPASLSRLPSVITSPKLWFDNVIRRIYMLGLNTVQIGIFRFQTGIKPAFLLWKNKAIETYVQVNANFASKSVEKLKPEVSVWVEEALNARSKQIPDNVKLDWQLLKFNDVPKLISIQPMMIPGRPLEHIQLLYRFNTKQRLVKLNKTNNKVEKLDRDVVDYMVFLCDATTNDLILMGSVFESKPDAKLPKNYDDNTEKAVRRMKECGDIYRVPSSSENPQITN, from the coding sequence ATGATTGTTGGCTATAGGGGTGTTGTAGTAAGGCGTGTGGGAGTCAGCCGATTGGCAAATGTTTATAATACAAGGTTGTTTAGCAGCGGTGTCAAGTTATTGGATGAAGCTGAGCAGAAACAAGACACTAAGAAGATCCAGGATTTTAACCCTAGACATCTGGGCGTCGCTTCAGAACTGTACGTGCCAGCTTCGCTGAGCCGTTTGCCCAGTGTGATAACAAGCCCCAAACTATGGTTTGACAACGTTATTAGAAGGATATATATGCTCGGTTTAAACACTGTTCAGATAGGTATCTTTAGATTTCAAACCGGTATCAAACCTGCGTTTTTACTGTGGAAGAATAAAGCCATTGAAACGTACGTCCAGGTAAATGCCAATTTTGCCAGCAAATCCGttgagaaattgaaacCCGAAGTATCTGTCTGGGTGGAAGAAGCATTGAATGCGCGCTCCAAGCAAATACCAGATAATGTAAAACTAGATTGGCAACTATTGAAGTTCAATGATGTGCCAAAACTGATATCAATACAACCAATGATGATCCCTGGAAGACCACTAGAACATATTCAACTGTTGTACAGGTTCAACACCAAACAAAGACTGGTAAAACTGAACAAGACTAATAATAAAGTGGAGAAATTGGATAGAGATGTTGTTGACTACATGGTGTTCCTTTGTGACGCCACCACAAATGACCTTATCTTAATGGGATCAGTGTTTGAATCCAAACCCGATGCTAAATTACCTAAAAACTACGATGACAACACTGAGAAAGCTGTTAGAAGAATGAAAGAGTGTGGAGATATCTACAGAGtaccatcttcttcagaaaACCCACAGATAACTAATTAA
- the ELP3 gene encoding Elongator subunit ELP3 (CAGL0M06369g~Ortholog(s) have role in regulation of cytoplasmic translational fidelity, tRNA wobble base 5-methoxycarbonylmethyl-2-thiouridinylation and cytosol localization) yields MGRHGKGPKTNKQKLAPEKERFLQCCTDITLELTNSLTSGTTREINLNGLITKYSKKYKLKQQPRLTDIINSIPDQYKKYLLPKLKAKPVRTASGIAVVAVMCKPHRCPHIAYTGNICVYCPGGPDSDFEYSTQSYTGYEPTSMRAIRARYDPYEQARGRVEQLKQLGHSIDKVEYVVMGGTFMSLPKDYREDFIVKLHNALSGYNGNDIDEAIRYSQQSLTKCVGITIETRPDYCTETHLDDMLKYGCTRLEIGVQSLYEDVARDTNRGHTVKAVTETFAIAKDAGYKVVSHMMPDLPNVGMERDLQQFKEYFENPAFRTDGLKIYPTLVIRGTGLYELWKTGRYKSYNANALVDLVARIMAMVPPWTRIYRVQRDIPMPLVTSGVDNGNLRELALARMKDLGVTSRDVRTREVGIQEVHHKVQPDQVELIRRDYYANGGWETFLSYEDPKQDILIGLLRLRKASKKYTYRKEFTSQRTSIVRELHVYGSVVPLHSRDPKKFQHQGFGTLLMEEAERIAKEEHGSSKISVISGVGVRNYYAKLGYELDGPYMSKKI; encoded by the coding sequence atggGTCGTCACGGAAAGGGTCCCAAGACCAATAAGCAGAAGCTTGCTCCAGAGAAGGAGAGATTTTTGCAATGTTGTACTGATATTACATTAGAGCTGACCAACTCTCTGACCTCAGGTACCACTAGAGAGATTAATCTGAATGGTCTTATTACCAAGTATTCCAAGAAGTATAAGCTAAAGCAACAGCCTAGATTGACGGATATCATCAACTCCATTCCAGATCAATataagaaatatttattgCCTAAGTTGAAGGCCAAACCAGTGAGGACTGCTTCAGGTATAGCTGTTGTTGCAGTTATGTGTAAGCCTCATCGTTGTCCTCACATTGCATATACCGGTAACATCTGTGTCTATTGTCCTGGTGGTCCGGATTCGGattttgaatattcaaCACAATCATATACAGGTTATGAGCCAACATCAATGAGAGCCATCAGGGCTCGTTATGATCCTTACGAGCAGGCTCGTGGTAGAGTTGAACAGTTGAAGCAATTAGGTCACTCTATTGACAAAGTCGAATATGTGGTTATGGGTGGTACTTTCATGTCTTTGCCAAAGGATTACAGGGAGGACTTTATAGTGAAGTTACACAATGCCTTGTCCGGCTATAATGGTAATGACATAGATGAAGCTATAAGATATTCTCAACAGAGTTTGACAAAGTGTGTCGGTATTACAATCGAAACAAGACCAGATTATTGTACAGAGACCCACCTGGATGATATGTTGAAGTATGGTTGTACAAGACTGGAAATCGGTGTCCAGTCGCTATATGAAGATGTGGCTCGTGATACAAACAGAGGCCATACTGTGAAGGCAGTGACGGAAACGTTTGCCATTGCCAAGGATGCTGGTTATAAAGTTGTTTCTCACATGATGCCTGATCTGCCAAACGTGGGAATGGAAAGAGATCTACAGCAATTCAAAGAGTATTTTGAGAATCCAGCCTTTAGAACAGACGGTTTGAAGATTTATCCAACATTAGTCATCAGAGGTACAGGTCTGTACGAACTATGGAAAACCGGCAGATATAAGTCATACAATGCCAACGCTTTAGTAGATTTGGTGGCCCGTATCATGGCGATGGTTCCACCTTGGACAAGAATTTATCGTGTTCAAAGAGATATTCCTATGCCGCTGGTTACATCAGGTGTGGACAATGGTAATCTAAGAGAATTGGCATTAGCCAGAATGAAGGATTTAGGTGTCACCTCCAGAGACGTGAGGACGAGAGAAGTTGGTATTCAAGAAGTGCATCACAAGGTCCAACCCGATCAAGTTGAGTTAATTAGAAGAGACTACTATGCCAATGGTGGCTGGGAAACTTTCCTATCTTACGAAGATCCAAAGCAGGACATTCTGATTGGTCTACTAAGACTCCGTAAAGCATCTAAGAAGTACACATACAGAAAGGAGTTCACAAGTCAGAGGACATCTATTGTCAGAGAACTTCACGTCTATGGTAGTGTGGTGCCACTGCATTCCAGAGACCCTAAGAAATTCCAACATCAAGGGTTTGGTACGTTGTTGATGGAAGAAGCAGAGAGAATTGCCAAGGAAGAGCATGGATCCAGTAAGATATCTGTTATTTCAGGTGTTGGTGTAAGAAATTACTATGCCAAGCTAGGTTACGAGTTGGACGGTCCATACATGTCTAAGAAAATTTAA